Below is a genomic region from Candidatus Effluviviaceae Genus I sp..
CCGGGGCCGCGAGAGCGAGCGCGGCAAGGAGCGTCACGAACGCCGCGCCGAAGCACCTCGACGACATAGACCATCCTCCATGTCCGTGACCGTTCCCCACCGCGCGCGGGGGCTCGGATCTACCAGCGGTCCTTGTGGACCCGCCCTTCCTCGTACTGCGTTCTCGGTTCCTTCTCCTCCGCGGGATGTCCGACCGAGACCATCGCGACCGGCACGATCGCCTCCGGGATCCCGAGAATCTCCCTCACGGGGTCCATCCGCTCCGGGTTCGGATGGCACCCCAGCCACACGCCCCCCAGGCCCAGCATCGAGACCGCGAGGAGGATGTTCTCCGTCGCGGCCGCGGCGTCCTGGTCGTAGTACCTGTCGGAGATGCCGGGGTCGCCGCAGATGACGATCGCGAGCGGCGCCTCGTGGAGCATCCGCCAGAACGTGCCCGTCTCGGCGAGGCGGTCGAGCTTGCCCCTGTCCGTCACGACCACGAAGTGCCAGGGCCTCAGGTTCTTCCCGGACGGGGCGGCCATGCCGGCTTCGAGGAGCATCCGCACGTGCTTCTCGCTCACCGGGTCGCACGTGTACTTCCTGATGCTCCGCCTGGCGAGGATCGGGGCGACGCCGGTCGGCTGCGCGAGGTCGCCGAGCCGCACGACGAGCTCGCCCACGTGCCGCTCACCGAGCGGCAGCGCGACGACGAGGTGCGGCACGCCGTTCAGGCTTTCGATCTGGCGCACGGGGCGCCCCAGCTCGAGCGCCTTCCGCGCCGTGCATCCGGGGTGCGGCGCGGCGTCACCGGCGAACGCCTCATGGCAGGTCCGGCCCCCGACCTCGGCGAGCGTCATCCCCACGACCTTCTCCATGTGCGGGCTCAGCCACACGACCTCCATGTCCCTCGTCAGGACCATGATGTCCACGGCGTCCGAGTCCGCGACGGCCTGCGCGAGCTTCTCGAGATGTTCGTTCATCGGTTCCCCCCGGCGATAGGCGTCACTCGTCCTCGTAGCGTTGGATCTTCGCGTCTCCCCAGAGCCGCTCCAGCTGGTAGTAGTCGCGCGTCTCGCCGTCGAACACATGCACGACGACGTTGATGTAGTCGAGCAGCACCCACCGTCCGCCCTCGCGCCCCTCGAGGTGCCACGCCTTCTCGCCGGACTCGAGGAGCCCGTCCTCGATGGCGTCCGCGATCGCCCGCACGTGCACGTCGCTCGTGCCCTCGCAGATCACGAAGAAGTCGCACGCGGGGCTTAGGCCCCTCAGGTCGATGGACACCACGCCCTCGGCCTTCTTGCTGTGGGCGAGCGCGGCGATGCGGTTCACGAGTCTCTTGGCCGACTTGTACAGAGCCTACCCTCCGAGGCGCACCGGCCTCACGTGCTTGCCCTCGCGCTCGGCCTCCTCGGCCGACACGATCCTCGTGATCACGACCTGCCGCTTCTCCGCCTTGCGGAGCCTGAGGTCGTACGCCCACACCGCCACGAACGAGACCGCGAGGCACGCGACGGCCAGGACGATGGGAAGCGCCGCGTCCGGAGCGCCCCCCGCGATCGCGTTGCCGACGGCGAACCCGATGATCGTCGCGAGCACGGGCACCATGTACACGGCGAACGCCGCCGCGATCACGCGGCCCTCGGCGATCTCGACCTCCACCGCGTCGCCGGCGGCCGCGCCCGCGGCGTTGCGTGCCAGAAGCAGGAACTGCTTGCCATCCTGCCCCATGAGGCACAGGCCGCACCGGTCGCAGCTGCCCGTTCCGGGCATCGCCACGACCGCCGCGTCCCCCTGGACCGAGACCACACGGCCGATCTCTCTCATGCGAAAGCGCTCCTCCACGTGCCGACGTGGCGACCGAGCTTGTCCAGCGCGAACCGGGCCGCGAGACCGGTCGCGAGGCCCGTGACCGCCGAGATGAGGAGCGCGGCGGGCACGAGCCGCGAGACGGCGCCCGCGAAGAGCCACGCGACGATGGACAGCTGCGCGAGGTTGTGACACGCCGCCCCGACCATGCTGACGCCGACGACGCTGAGCGGCGGCGTCCCCCACCGCGCGGCGGCCCCCATGCCCAGGGCCGCGGCGAGCCCGCCGCCCATCGACAGCGCGAAGGCCGGCCCCGCGATGGTCCCGGCGAGCGCCGAGGCGACGAGCACGCGGAGCGCGGTCACGGCCACCGCCGCCCGCACTCCCATCGTGGCGAGCGCGAACAGCGTCACGATGTTCGAAAGCCCGAGCTTGAGGAAGGGAAGCGGAGACGGGAACAGGCCCTCCGCGGCGTACAGCACGAGCGACGCCGCGACCAGCGTCCCGACCGTCGCGAGACCGCGCGAGGCGCTCATCCGCTCCCTACCGCGTTGTGGCATCGATCCGGTCTCCGCCCGCGCCCTGCACGGTGACGATCACACGGTTCGGAACGCAGACGACGGTCCCGCCCCGATTCCTGACGGGTCCCATGCGCTCGCAGACGTGCTCCCGGCACGGGGACGACATCACGCTCACGCTCCCTCCGGCGACGACGACCACCGTCACGCCGAGCGGCCCCTCGACATCGTATCGCGCGTCCTCATCCAGCCGCACGACGCGCGTGCCGCCCGGCCAGCTGATCCGCGCGTGCCCTCCCGCACCGCCTCTCCACGTCGCCGCAAGGAGCACGACGCCGCCTCCGACGAGGGCGTAGAGCACGACCCGGTCCGCCCGCGTGAGCAGGGCGGCCGTCCGCCGCAGACCGGTCATCACGAGCACCACACGATGTCCGCGGCCCTCCCGCACCGCCTGCAGTTGCGGCCCGACAGGCCGACGATCGACGTCTGATGGCCGGTTCGCCGCACGAGCAGGTTCCCGCACACCGGGCAGTGCGTGTGGCTTCGTTCCTGCCGCCCCGTGTTCCCGAGATAGACGTAGTACAGCTTCTCGGCCGCGATGTCCGCGGCGCGCGTGAGCGTCGAAAGCGGCGTCGCGGGGACGGTCATCCGGTGCTGCGGGAAGTACCTCGAGAAGTGGAGCGGGATCCTCACGTCCACGCCGGCGACGAACCGCGCGAGCTCGCGCGTCTCGTCCGGGGAGTCGTTGAGCCCGGGGATGAGCAGGTTCGTGACCTCCACGTGGCAGGCCTCGGCGGCGATCCGGATCGTCCGCAGGACCGACTCGAGCCCGTCCACGCGGCAGTGCTCGCGGTAGAACCCCGGCCGCATCGACTTGAGGTCCACGTTCATCGCGTCGACGAGCGGCAGAAGCTCCCTGAGCGGCCTCTCGTTGATGACGCCGTTGGTGACGAGGACGTTCTTAAGGCCCCTCTCGTGCGCGAGCGCCCCCGCCTCGAGGATGTACTCGAACCACACGAGTGGCTCGGTGTAGGTGTACGCGATCCCGAAGGACCCCGACTCGACCGCGATGCGCACGAGCTCGAACGCCGGAAGGGGGCTCGTGCGCGCGGGCTCCTGCGAGATCGTCCAGTTCTGGCAGAAGTCGCACCGCAGGTTGCAGCCGTTGCACGCGACGGACAGGATCTCGCGTCCCGGACAGACGTGGTACAGGGGCTTCTTCTCGATCGGGTCCATCGCGAGCGACACGCAGCGGCCGAAGTTGTCGGCCTGAAGCGCCCCCCCGCGGTTCACTCTCCCGAGGCAGATGCCGTGGCCGCCCTCCGGGATGACGCAGGACTGCGGGCAGAGGAGGCAGTGCGCGCGCCCCTCTCCCGCCGGCTCCCAGTGTGCAGCCTCGGCCATGCTCCCCCCGGACCCTACGTCTCCTCCGCGAAGCGCTCCGCGAGACCCGACGACACGAGAACGCGGTCCACGTCGTCCTGCCCCGTGACGATGACGCCTTCCACGCCGTCCAGCGTCTCGATGAGCTCCATCCCTCGCTCGGCTCCCAGAACGAACACCGCCGTGGAGAGAGCGTCCGCGTCGATGGCCCGCGCCGTCACGACGGTCACGCTCATCACGCCGTGCGCCGGCTGTCCCGTCTTCGGGTCGAGAATGTGGTGGTAGCGCCGGCCGTCCACGACCGTGAAGTGCTGGTAGTCCCCCGAGGTCGCGACGCTCCCGCGCTCGACGAACAGCGTGCCCAGGATGCCCTCGCGGCGCGGGTGCTTGATGCCGACGCGCCACATCCCGCCGCGGGGCGGCGCGCCCAGGAAGCCGATGTTGCCTCCGGCGTCCACGATGCCCGACTGGATCCCCCGCAGGCGCAGCGCCCGCACCGCGCGGTCGACCGCGTGCCCCTTGGCGATGCCGTCGAGGTCCAGCGACATCCCGAGCGGGACGGTGAGCGTTCCGGCGCCCGCGTTCAGCGCGAGCTTCGTGTAGTCGACCTTCGGAAGGGCGGCGCTCACGGCGGACCGGCTCGGGACGCGCATCCCCTCGGGCCCGAGCCACAGCGCGACGAGCGGAGCCACGGTCACGTCGAAGGCCCCGCCCGAGACCCTGCTGAAGTGCAATGAGCGCTCGATGACGGAGGCGAG
It encodes:
- a CDS encoding nitroreductase family protein — its product is MNEHLEKLAQAVADSDAVDIMVLTRDMEVVWLSPHMEKVVGMTLAEVGGRTCHEAFAGDAAPHPGCTARKALELGRPVRQIESLNGVPHLVVALPLGERHVGELVVRLGDLAQPTGVAPILARRSIRKYTCDPVSEKHVRMLLEAGMAAPSGKNLRPWHFVVVTDRGKLDRLAETGTFWRMLHEAPLAIVICGDPGISDRYYDQDAAAATENILLAVSMLGLGGVWLGCHPNPERMDPVREILGIPEAIVPVAMVSVGHPAEEKEPRTQYEEGRVHKDRW
- the rsfS gene encoding ribosome silencing factor, translated to MNRIAALAHSKKAEGVVSIDLRGLSPACDFFVICEGTSDVHVRAIADAIEDGLLESGEKAWHLEGREGGRWVLLDYINVVVHVFDGETRDYYQLERLWGDAKIQRYEDE
- a CDS encoding SoxR reducing system RseC family protein, with protein sequence MREIGRVVSVQGDAAVVAMPGTGSCDRCGLCLMGQDGKQFLLLARNAAGAAAGDAVEVEIAEGRVIAAAFAVYMVPVLATIIGFAVGNAIAGGAPDAALPIVLAVACLAVSFVAVWAYDLRLRKAEKRQVVITRIVSAEEAEREGKHVRPVRLGG
- a CDS encoding Gx transporter family protein, with product MSASRGLATVGTLVAASLVLYAAEGLFPSPLPFLKLGLSNIVTLFALATMGVRAAVAVTALRVLVASALAGTIAGPAFALSMGGGLAAALGMGAAARWGTPPLSVVGVSMVGAACHNLAQLSIVAWLFAGAVSRLVPAALLISAVTGLATGLAARFALDKLGRHVGTWRSAFA
- a CDS encoding NusG domain II-containing protein, with amino-acid sequence MVLVMTGLRRTAALLTRADRVVLYALVGGGVVLLAATWRGGAGGHARISWPGGTRVVRLDEDARYDVEGPLGVTVVVVAGGSVSVMSSPCREHVCERMGPVRNRGGTVVCVPNRVIVTVQGAGGDRIDATTR
- the amrS gene encoding AmmeMemoRadiSam system radical SAM enzyme; the encoded protein is MAEAAHWEPAGEGRAHCLLCPQSCVIPEGGHGICLGRVNRGGALQADNFGRCVSLAMDPIEKKPLYHVCPGREILSVACNGCNLRCDFCQNWTISQEPARTSPLPAFELVRIAVESGSFGIAYTYTEPLVWFEYILEAGALAHERGLKNVLVTNGVINERPLRELLPLVDAMNVDLKSMRPGFYREHCRVDGLESVLRTIRIAAEACHVEVTNLLIPGLNDSPDETRELARFVAGVDVRIPLHFSRYFPQHRMTVPATPLSTLTRAADIAAEKLYYVYLGNTGRQERSHTHCPVCGNLLVRRTGHQTSIVGLSGRNCRRCGRAADIVWCS
- a CDS encoding FAD:protein FMN transferase; the encoded protein is MTGERRRLLLEILGFALVVALVATYAVRRGGAAGPARLEDQRLLLGTVVSVTVFTNDSERGRGAIEAAFAEMERVESLTSRHAASGEISRINAGGRTGDRVSIGGELASVIERSLHFSRVSGGAFDVTVAPLVALWLGPEGMRVPSRSAVSAALPKVDYTKLALNAGAGTLTVPLGMSLDLDGIAKGHAVDRAVRALRLRGIQSGIVDAGGNIGFLGAPPRGGMWRVGIKHPRREGILGTLFVERGSVATSGDYQHFTVVDGRRYHHILDPKTGQPAHGVMSVTVVTARAIDADALSTAVFVLGAERGMELIETLDGVEGVIVTGQDDVDRVLVSSGLAERFAEET